In Stenotrophomonas sp. ESTM1D_MKCIP4_1, a single genomic region encodes these proteins:
- a CDS encoding recombination-associated protein RdgC, whose protein sequence is MFFRNLTFFRFPTTTDFSEVDTLLPHALLKPVGALEMNSRGFISPFGREEKELLSHRIAEHLWLTVGGEDKILPAAVVNDLLERKLEEIEEKEGRRPGGRERKRMKDDLLHELLPRAFVKSSRNDAFIDLQHGYVAVDTSSRKTGEYFMSDIRGLLGSFPAMPLNAEVAPRSILTGWIAGEPLPTGLSLGEECEMKDPVEGGAVVKCQHQELRCDEIDKHLDAGKQVTKLALIFEDNLSFVIGDDLIVRKLKFLDGALDQLEHADEDGRRAEFDARFALQSAEIRRLFLLLEEAFKLSKAD, encoded by the coding sequence ATGTTCTTTCGCAACCTGACGTTCTTCCGTTTCCCGACCACCACCGATTTCTCCGAAGTGGACACCCTGCTGCCGCACGCCCTGCTCAAGCCGGTCGGCGCTCTGGAAATGAATTCGCGCGGCTTCATCTCGCCCTTCGGCCGCGAGGAGAAGGAACTGCTGTCGCACCGCATCGCCGAACACCTCTGGCTGACCGTGGGCGGCGAGGACAAGATCCTGCCGGCGGCCGTGGTCAACGACCTGCTTGAGCGCAAGCTGGAAGAGATCGAGGAAAAGGAAGGCCGCCGCCCCGGTGGCCGCGAGCGCAAGCGCATGAAGGACGACCTGCTGCATGAACTGCTGCCGCGCGCCTTCGTGAAGTCTTCGCGCAACGACGCTTTCATTGACCTGCAGCACGGCTACGTCGCGGTGGACACCTCCAGCCGCAAGACGGGCGAGTACTTCATGTCCGACATCCGTGGCCTGCTCGGCAGCTTCCCGGCGATGCCGCTGAACGCGGAAGTCGCGCCGCGCTCGATCCTGACCGGCTGGATCGCCGGTGAACCGCTGCCGACCGGCCTGAGCCTGGGCGAAGAGTGCGAGATGAAGGACCCGGTGGAAGGGGGCGCGGTGGTCAAGTGCCAGCACCAGGAACTGCGCTGCGATGAGATCGACAAGCACCTGGATGCCGGCAAGCAGGTGACCAAGCTGGCGCTGATCTTCGAGGACAATCTGTCCTTCGTCATCGGTGATGACCTGATCGTGCGCAAGCTGAAGTTCCTCGACGGCGCGCTGGACCAGCTGGAACATGCCGACGAAGACGGCCGCCGCGCCGAGTTCGACGCCCGCTTCGCCCTGCAGAGCGCCGAGATCCGTCGGCTGTTCCTGCTGCTGGAAGAAGCCTTCAAGCTCAGCAAGGCTGACTGA
- a CDS encoding SprT family zinc-dependent metalloprotease, with product MSRLLRRLISPTPPATVQRDTVRLRLDDAEIEVLRVRDPRARRIKLSVDERGARLTLPPRASLVMGERFLEQHRDWLALQLRAYQGTGLPPPLQPGEDGSLPLRGELLPVRWQEGRFARLEIDDNGACVQWPSRAGDATLRRLLREFYEAQTRADVGRWLPKYLPGLPRAPSRVRLKVMSSQWGSLAPDGSMALDLALVLGRPEAFEYVLVHELCHLIQPNHSPAFWYEVEQRFPAWREQRDYFQLEGRRLKAMLRQLL from the coding sequence ATGAGCCGTCTGCTGCGTCGCCTGATCAGCCCGACCCCGCCCGCCACCGTGCAGCGCGACACCGTCCGCCTGCGCCTGGACGATGCCGAGATCGAGGTGCTGCGCGTGCGCGACCCGCGCGCGCGACGCATCAAGCTGAGCGTGGATGAGCGGGGGGCGCGCCTGACCCTGCCGCCGCGCGCGAGCCTGGTGATGGGCGAGCGCTTCCTCGAGCAGCACCGTGACTGGCTGGCGCTGCAGCTGCGTGCCTACCAGGGAACCGGGCTGCCACCGCCGCTGCAGCCGGGCGAAGACGGCAGTCTGCCCCTGCGCGGCGAACTGCTGCCGGTGCGTTGGCAGGAAGGCCGCTTTGCACGCCTGGAGATCGACGACAACGGTGCCTGCGTGCAGTGGCCCAGCCGTGCCGGCGATGCGACCCTGCGCCGCCTGCTGCGCGAGTTCTATGAAGCACAGACCCGCGCCGATGTCGGTCGCTGGCTGCCGAAGTACCTGCCCGGACTGCCACGCGCGCCCAGCCGGGTGCGCTTGAAGGTGATGTCCTCGCAATGGGGCTCGCTGGCTCCTGACGGCAGCATGGCACTGGACCTGGCTCTGGTGCTGGGCCGCCCTGAAGCATTCGAGTACGTGCTGGTGCACGAACTCTGCCACCTGATCCAGCCGAACCACTCACCCGCGTTCTGGTACGAAGTGGAACAACGCTTCCCGGCGTGGCGCGAGCAGCGCGATTATTTCCAGCTCGAAGGGCGGCGCCTGAAGGCCATGCTGCGCCAGCTGCTGTAA